From Lolium perenne isolate Kyuss_39 chromosome 5, Kyuss_2.0, whole genome shotgun sequence, a single genomic window includes:
- the LOC127299731 gene encoding uncharacterized protein translates to MDLDLAVQETRPAVPGEDFDFTTTETDAAFLVLAHLPGYGKDEIDVRVGDGGREIGVVVGARKNYGGGLAVEAAAAGRRLRVAHRRTVEGFRRTFDVPPGVEVGRITVGFEEDDELLVVIMPKLRQQAPPEEDDGEARLDVESTDWEYASSDATEVDLDDASSVELEQEDWVDVESSESEPESPRDLPVETPVEIQEPEPPRDVPVETLVEVQGPDPVVTEVAVETPVEVEEPPVVDIECDVVFEVPVYTELPVETPIEVLVPDPPADDVTDPPVDIPCDVEFDQPFEAPPAAVEEPKPPPVAETPAEEPEPPSSPPVAETPAEEPEPPSPPPVAETPAEEPEPPSPPPVAETPAEEPEPPPPPPVVETPAEEPEPPTPPPVVEAPAEEPPPPPVEPPAEVLAPVDPPPVEDPPRVETPAEDPPPVDPPPVEEPPPVEPLPVQQPPPVEPPAEKPEPKLEEKPLPSPPSEPENSNDSGTGSESDNDAGGRGNGRRRGVGRGRRRGRRRGRFPLGMAVAPAVILLAFAVAVARRRRQQRGG, encoded by the exons ATGGACCTCGACCTCGCCGTGCAAGAGACCCGGCCGGCCGTCCCCGGCGAGGACTTCGACTTCACCACCACCGAGACCGACGCCGCCTTCCTCGTCCTCGCACACCTCCCCG GGTATGGCAAGGATGAGATCGATGTCCGCgtcggcgacggcggcagggaGATCGGCGTCGTGGTGGGCGCGAGGAAGAACTATGGTGGTGGGCTGGCGGTGGAGGCCGCGGCGGCCGGGAGGCGGCTGCGCGTGGCGCACCGGCGGACGGTGGAAGGGTTCCGCCGCACGTTCGACGTGCCGCCCGGCGTCGAGGTGGGCCGGATCACCGTCGggttcgaggaggacgacgagctgCTGGTCGTCATCATGCCCAAGCTGCGGCAGCAGGCGCCGCCCGAGGAGGACGACGGGGAGGCGCGCCTTGACGTCGAGAGCACGGACTGGGAGTATGCTTCGTCGGACGCGACGGAGGTCGACCTCGACGATGCGTCGAGCGTCGAGCTGGAGCAGGAGGACTGGGTCGACGTCGAGTCGTCCGAGTCGGAGCCCGAGTCGCCTCGCGACTTGCCGGTGGAGACGCCGGTGGAGATACAGGAGCCTGAGCCGCCGCGGGACGTGCCGGTGGAGACGCTGGTGGAGGTACAGGGGCCGGATCCCGTGGTCACGGAGGTGGCCGTGGAGACGCCAGTGGAGGTCGAGGAGCCCCCGGTGGTGGACATCGAGTGCGACGTCGTGTTCGAGGTCCCGGTGTACACGGAGCTGCCGGTGGAGACGCCGATAGAAGTGCTCGTGCCTGACCCACCGGCCGACGACGTGACGGACCCGCCGGTCGACATCCCGTGCGACGTCGAGTTCGACCAGCCGTTCGAGGCGCCACCGGCCGCCGTCGAGGAGCCCAAGCCGCCGCCTGTCGCCGAAACACCCGCCGAGGAGCCAGAACCACCGTCGTCACCGCCTGTCGCCGAAACACCCGCCGAGGAGCCAGAaccaccgtcgccgccgcctgtCGCCGAAACGCCCGCCGAGGAGCCAGAaccaccgtcgccgccgcctgtCGCCGAAACGCCCGCCGAGGAGCcagagccaccgccgccgccgcctgttgTTGAAACACCCGCGGAGGAGCCAGAGCCACCGACGCCACCGCCTGTGGTTGAAGCACCCGCGGaggagccaccgccgccgccggtggaacCACCCGCCGAGGTTCTGGCGCCAGTCGACCCACCACCGGTTGAAGACCCGCCGCGGGTGGAAACACCCGCCGAGGATCCACCGCCGGTCGACCCACCACCGGTAGAGGAGCCACCGCCGGTGGAACCGCTACCTGTGCAGCAGCCACCGCCGGTCGAACCACCGGCAGAGAAACCAGAGCCAAAGCTCGAAGAGAAACCGCTTCCATCGCCGCCTAGTGAGCCCGAGAACAGCAACGACTCAGGTACAGGCAGTGAATCGGACAACGACGCGGGAGGCCGCGGCAATGGCAGGCGACGAGGAGTCGGGAGAGGGCGGCGgaggggcaggcggcgcggcaggtTCCCGCTGGGCATGGCGGTCGCCCCCGCCGTGATCCTGCTCGCGTTCGCGGTGGCCGTGGCCAGGAGGCGGCGGCAGCAGCGCGGGGGGTGA